The following are encoded together in the Pseudomonas sediminis genome:
- the rodA gene encoding rod shape-determining protein RodA: protein MRRRASLLQRMHIDGWLLLLLLILGTGSLFILYSASGKNIDLLLKQASSFGIGMLAVVVIAQFDPRFMARWVPLAYVIGVALLMVVEVMGHTAMGATRWINIPGVIRFQPSELMKIIMPMTIAWYLSRYNLPPRFKHIVISLAMIGVPFVLIVKQPDLGTSLLILASGAFVVFMAGLQWRWIIGAAAAVVPVAVGMWYFVMHDYQKRRVLTFLNPESDPLGAGWNIIQSKAAIGSGGVLGKGWLLGTQSHLDFLPESHTDFIIAVLAEEFGLVGVCLLLLLYLLLLARGLVITAQAQTLFGKLLAGALTMTFFVYVFVNIGMVSGLLPVVGVPLPFISYGGTHLVTLLSGFGILMAIHTHRKWIAQV, encoded by the coding sequence CTGCGTCGTCGCGCCAGTCTGCTGCAGCGCATGCACATCGATGGCTGGTTGCTGCTGCTGTTGCTGATTCTCGGCACTGGCAGCCTGTTCATTCTGTATTCGGCCAGTGGCAAGAACATCGACCTGCTGCTCAAGCAGGCGTCGTCCTTTGGCATTGGCATGCTCGCGGTGGTGGTGATTGCCCAGTTCGACCCGCGCTTCATGGCGCGCTGGGTGCCTCTTGCCTACGTGATAGGCGTCGCGCTGCTGATGGTGGTGGAGGTAATGGGCCATACCGCGATGGGCGCCACACGCTGGATCAATATCCCTGGGGTGATCCGCTTCCAGCCGTCGGAGCTGATGAAGATCATCATGCCGATGACCATCGCCTGGTACCTGTCGCGGTACAACCTGCCGCCGCGCTTCAAGCACATTGTCATCAGCCTGGCGATGATCGGTGTGCCCTTCGTACTGATCGTCAAACAGCCGGACCTGGGCACCTCGCTGCTGATCCTCGCCTCGGGTGCGTTCGTGGTGTTCATGGCCGGCCTGCAATGGCGCTGGATCATCGGCGCCGCCGCTGCCGTTGTGCCGGTCGCGGTGGGCATGTGGTACTTCGTCATGCATGACTACCAGAAACGCCGCGTGCTGACCTTCCTTAATCCGGAGAGCGATCCGCTGGGGGCGGGCTGGAACATTATCCAGTCCAAGGCTGCCATCGGTTCCGGCGGTGTATTGGGCAAGGGCTGGTTGCTGGGTACCCAGTCGCACCTGGATTTTTTGCCGGAAAGCCACACGGACTTTATCATTGCCGTGCTCGCGGAGGAGTTCGGCCTGGTCGGCGTTTGTCTGTTGTTGTTGCTCTATCTGCTGCTGTTGGCGCGCGGCCTGGTGATCACCGCCCAGGCGCAGACGCTGTTCGGCAAGCTGCTGGCCGGGGCGCTGACCATGACCTTCTTCGTATACGTATTCGTCAACATCGGCATGGTCAGCGGGCTGCTGCCGGTAGTTGGGGTTCCGCTGCCCTTCATTAGTTATGGCGGAACCCATCTGGTCACGCTGTTGTCAGGCTTCGGGATATTGATGGCGATCCACACCCACAGAAAGTGGATCGCTCAGGTTTGA